The Drosophila innubila isolate TH190305 chromosome 3R unlocalized genomic scaffold, UK_Dinn_1.0 2_E_3R, whole genome shotgun sequence genome has a segment encoding these proteins:
- the LOC117792942 gene encoding transmembrane protein 141, translating into MNKKTIIMNDIKRLKEQQRDKHPGFDGYLDCMTRALFTGLASFCLGFAGTYFVQKAVQTKIRYPIKYNILVSSLVATGIAYQTTTTRTKSCQAAWMAYEGKHSVLNEKTY; encoded by the exons ATATTAAGCGTTTGAAGGAACAACAGCGTGACAAACATCCTGGCTTTGACGGTTATCTGGACTGTATGACACGTGCGCTCTTTACGGGACTGGCATCATTTTGTTTAG GATTTGCGGGAACATATTTCGTGCAAAAGGCAGTACAAACGAAAATCCGCTATCCAATTAAGTACAACATTTTGGTTTCTTCATTGGTTGCCACTGGCATTGCATATCAAACAACCACAACACGCACCAAATCCTGTCAAGCGGCTTGGATGGCCTACGAGGGCAAGCATTCGGTGCTTAACGAGAAAACCTATTAG
- the LOC117792941 gene encoding putative GTP-binding protein 6: MTTCLRTLLRIPWLRPATIQIPARFKYTQNQGVKGIRNRKSYYEAQMQAGQQTDGEQELSTASGADSLDMRFLDDRAYDEVAGGAMRISRDVATAQQVLILQPYVKWAAKRNMPEDVQPNDQLAEATALIHSLPNWKVARGLKVPLESLERKTLFGSGKMSELKELITNLRQEQQLTCLFVSKGTLSFAQKHYLESEFRLPVLDRYSVVIQILRLHATSAEARLQVAMAELPYIWAQAKDASMTQTRRQGYSLSDLQKEILRTRERKLRTELERVRRQRQLLRQKRKQQNYPIAAVVGYTNAGKTSLIKALTVEDSLQPRNQLFATLDVTAHAGILPCNLQLIYMDTVGFMSDLPTGLFECFVATLEDAMLADIIIHVQDLSHPCHDAQRAHVESTLRSLAFSVAGGDSTASHMPPIINVYNKCDLLPPNAQPSAAQQESNATAHRISARALTGLDPLLEDIERQVLAVTGRRKLQMRVPNGGPEMAWIYKNAAVVYTEADEQNPERLLMLVVITQRTLEQFKRQFC, translated from the exons ATGACGACGTGCCTACGAACCTTGTTACGCATTCCTTGGTTGCGTCCGGCGACCATTCAAATCCCAGCGCGtttcaaatacacacaaaacCAAGGAGTTAAGGGAATCCGAAATCGCAAGAGTTATTATGAAGCCCAAATGCAAGCTGGACAGCAAACGGATGGCGAACAGGAGTTGAGCACGGCGAGCGGAGCAGATAGCCTTGATATGCGTTTTCTGGACGATCG CGCCTACGACGAAGTTGCTGGTGGAGCCATGCGAATTAGTCGAGATGTGGCCACAGCTCAACAGGTGCTCATCCTGCAGCCGTATGTCAAGTGGGCAGCCAAGCGCAACATGCCGGAAGATGTGCAACCGAACGATCAACTTGCGGAAGCAACAGCGTTAATACACTCGCTGCCCAACTGGAAGGTGGCCAGAGGATTGAAAGTGCCACTGGAAAGCTTGGAACGCAAGACGCTCTTTGGCAGCGGCAAAATGTCTGAGCTTAAGGAACTAATTACTAATTTGCGGCAAGAGCAGCAACTAACCTGTTTATTTGTGAGCAAGGGCACACTTTCATTTGCCCAGAAACACTATTTGGAGTCCGAGTTTCGATTGCCTGTCCTCGATCGTTATTCGGTTGTCATCCAAATTCTGCGTCTGCATGCGACAAGCGCAGAGGCGCGACTCCAAGTGGCCATGGCGGAGCTGCCTTACATTTGGGCGCAGGCCAAGGATGCGAGCATGACACAAACACGACGTCAGGGCTACTCGCTGAGTGATCTTCAAAAGGAGATACTACGCACAAGGGAGCGGAAGTTGAGGACTGAATTGGAGCGTGTTCGTCGCCAGCGGCAGCTGTTGCGTCAAAAGCGTAAGCAGCAAAATTATCCCATTGCCGCTGTGGTGGGCTACACCAATGCCGGCAAGACATCCTTGATAAAGGCGCTCACTGTGGAGGATTCGCTGCAGCCGCGCAATCAACTGTTTGCCACACTTGATGTTACAGCTCATGCCGGTATCCTGCCTTGCAATTTGCAGCTCATTTATATGGACACTGTGGGTTTTATGTCTGATTTGCCCACGGGTTTATTTGAATGCTTTGTTGCCACACTGGAGGATGCCATGCTGGCG GATATAATTATACATGTGCAGGACTTATCGCATCCATGTCATGACGCTCAGCGCGCTCATGTTGAGTCTACGCTGCGTTCCTTGGCTTTTAGTGTTGCCGGCGGCGATTCAACTGCTAGCCACATGCCTCCCATCATCAACGTCTACAACAAATGCGATTTGCTGCCACCCAATGCTCAACCATCTGCTGCACAGCAAGAATCTAATGCGACAGCTCATCGCATTTCGGCACGGGCTCTGACTGGGTTGGATCCCTTGCTGGAGGACATTGAGCGACAAGTTTTGGCAGTAACCGGTCGCCGTAAGCTGCAG